One window from the genome of Chiroxiphia lanceolata isolate bChiLan1 chromosome 15, bChiLan1.pri, whole genome shotgun sequence encodes:
- the LOC116794188 gene encoding thymosin beta-12-like, which yields MSDKPDFAEIETFDKTKLKKTETREKNPLPTKETIEQEKQSESTA from the exons ATGTCCGACAAACCAGATTTTGCAGAAATTGAAACGTTTGACAAGACCAAGCTGAAGAAGACagaaaccagagagaaaaatcccTTGCCCACTAAAGAGA ctattgaacaggaaaagcaaagcgAAAGTACAGCCTGA